DNA from Ictalurus punctatus breed USDA103 chromosome 20, Coco_2.0, whole genome shotgun sequence:
atgaatgaaaaagtaTAATATGTGTTTCAGGCCAGGCTTCAGGACCAGGCCTTTTCCATACTGTATAAAGTAGCAGAATGTTTGGCACCAAAAACTGTGCTTTTTCAGCTTCAGAATCAAAAAGGAACAACGTTAATCCAAGCACGACCAACAtggatcatttttaaatattgaaaaatattGTCGATAATTTGTAATGGACATCCAGCTAACATTTCAAAGTAGAATGttaaatgtaaagtaaatacTACTTACTCCAAAACGCTAACGTAATTGTTTTTTACTGTCATCATTGCGACTATATGAATCGTCTCGCCAGTTGGTGGAACATTAACTAAATATGAACCCAAAGTGTCGTTGGCCCACTTGTGGAATATGCAGTGGAAAATCGCCTAAACCATGTAGCATCTGGGTTTTATGCGGACTAGTCATGTAggtaaataacacacacacacacacacacacacatacaaaatttTCTCAAGTTGTGAGAaaactgttgctaggcaactgaaAAATGTAGCCACCCAGAATGAACTTGCTAATAAAAGATTTAGCTAGCAATTAGCTGTTGTATTAGATATAATATACTGATATAGACAATGTAAAGGTGTAAGGACAGTGAAGACAACTCAAAACTGTctggaatatcaacatttctcTCAGATATGTTGATAAATTACTATGAAAAGACtgtttacagcaaaaaaaaaacaaaaacaaaacatttaaaacagcaACTGCTAACCAAACAATCTGTGAGCTCCACCATATTGAATTTTGAACTGAATACCACAAGAATGGGACAGTCATATAAATCTTTACATAAACATGcctttacgtgtgtgtgtgtgtgtgtgtgtgtgtgtgtgtgtgtactgtaggtGGCTCGTAAGCTGGTGATCATAGAGACTGAGCTGGAGAGAGCAGAGGAGAGAGCAGAGGTTTCTGAACTGTAAGTACACTGTTTAAAGAGCACATGAAAATTGCAACCAGAAATCCAGGTGGGTGAGAATTTCTCTTTATCGTCTCTACAGCAAAAATGGAGATCTGGAGGAGGAACTTAAAAATGTAACTAACACCCTGAAGTCCCTTGAAGCCCAGTCGGAGAAGGTATGATAGtcatgtgtatttgtgtatgtgctgtgtgtgtgtgtgtgtgtgtgtgtgtgtgtgtgtgttggttctATTACATGACCTTTTGAGTGGCTGTTTCATCACAGTACTCGGAGAAAGAAGACAAGTACGAGGAAGAGGTCAATGTTCTCAATGAGAAACTGAAAGAGGTGAGATGTATTCAAATTCCTTTAAGGACTTCCTCTGTGCTTTATTGAGTTTGTGCCAATGTCTcgtatgtgtatgttttttttcttctctttctctttgcagGCAGAGACACGTGCTGAGTTTGCAGAGAAAACTGTGTCCAAACTGGAAAAGACTATTGATGACCTGGAGGGTAAGAAACACATCCCACCTCACGCCTGTTCACTCTAGTCTACTAATACTACATGCAGACTAATAATCATAGACTGCTCGGTTAGAGCAATAAACCTTCATGCACACACCTAAATCAGAATATAGCAACCCAATGAAATGTAGATCGGATTATCACCAATAATCTGTTTAATAGAAAAGCGCTTCGGGTTGTGTTCACATCAGAACGTGGAAAGAaatctgatctcagtgactggtTGGTGGTGtcaaatgggctggtttgagtatttcagaaacggtTGATCTCATGGGATCAACTGTGCAGTTTGGGTGCCCACTGTAGCCatggattcctgttcttggctgaccgGAGTGGAACCcaacgtggtcttctgctgttataaCCCATCTTCCTCAAGGTTTgactttctgagatgctttttctgctcaccacggttgcaGAGTGGTTCTTTGAGTTACCAAAGCCTTCCTGTGAGATTGAACCAGCCTGGTCATTTACCTCTGGCCTCTCACATGAAAAAGGTGTTTCCACCAATAGAACTGcgtctcactttttttttgcacagttcTATGTAAACTTAAAGacccaggaaatcagcagtttctgaaatatttaaaacagcctgtctggcaccaaaaaCCATACCActgtcaaagtcactgaaatcaatcaatcagtttTCCCCCTTCTGATGAAGCTCTAACTGAAGCTCCTGACCTGTATAAAATCTGCATGATtatatgcattgcactgctgccacatgactggctcgCTGGATAATTATATGAAGGAGAAGGTGTAgagatgttcctattaaacgTTCCACTGGGTGTACATCGCTGTGAAAAAGTCTTTTTCTGCTTTTGTGTATAgttcatactaaatagtttcagaaatgaaaacaaaatctaagctaaaacaaaggcaagctgagtaaacagacaatacagtttttaaatgattacgttatttattgaaacaaaaaagttatccaatactaactgggtctgtgtgaaaataaatttgcCCCCCCCACCTGCccgcccctgtagttactaattccccaaatctatgaaactgcattcataatagggttcataaaccctgttcaatcaaatcaacacataaatagaacattttcaacagcatgaagttggttaaaagttcttacccagtaacacactatggcaaatttgaaagaaattccaaaaatgatgaggaagaataagaaagattttttttattgaacaaaTGCATAGCCAGTGGTTTCCTCCTGATTAGCAGAAATTTCCACTATGATGTCATGAGTAGTGTTTGACTAGGGCAGGTTATCAGGTGGAATTTAACCTTTGCCTGCTGTATGGCATTTTATCATCATTAAGGAGTAGAGGTCATGCTCTTTCGAGAAACCAGACAATCCGACCTGATTGCGTAGTTtgtacagaaagatggttaaccCTTAAACCTTATTGTACTTATTACTTAGTGTACTTATTATGTTTCACTTTCTATTTGTCTTTTCATGCATGAAATTCATAATAATCTTTTCATCACTGTCTTAtgattcaactttttttttttcttttcttttacaatTTCCTTCCCTCTTCCTTCTGCTGATTCTCTTCTCCTATGGGCCCCTGACCTTTAACCTCCAGATGAATTGTACAATCAGAAACTAAAAGTGAAGGCCATTTGCGAAGAGCTGGATCTCGCCCTAAATGACATGACTGCCTTATAGATGAATCTTCAGCAGCACGTTGTGTCGGCGATGCTTGACGTGGCGAACAAAAGTGCCTTAAGTCTCATACCTATTTGCAATTTgttccattatttaaaaaaataaataaaatgcacaccACACAATATAAGCGCTACTGAAGCACTGAGAAGTGGAGATTCGTTACAGAGCTCTGGATCGCCTCTGACCCAGTTCACAAGCTGCTATAGTGCATAAACTCTGCTTCGGCTCCTGAGTCGATTCAACGGTGcgctttctctttgtctttttcttttcctctgtccTTTTCTTCTCTATAAGTGCCTGGAGTCTGTATTACAGTGTTCTGGAGTCTGGCTTAAATACCAAAGTCTTAATAAAGAGCTTAATAAAGATCCAGTAACTGTGTGTAAGAAAATAAAGATTCTTTTCaccttctcttttctctttccacTGCCTCTTTCTGTTCATTGTCTGTAGCCTTTCCTTCCTTTGTGAAACTCTTTTCAGTCATATTTTCAGTCATCCGGGTTGTTTAAAATGTCTCATAGTAGAAATAAGGGTGtgtaataaaccaaatatactTGTGAACAATGTGAATATTTGCAGTACACCAAAGATACACACATATTGGGCCAGATTTCCAAATCTGCAGCCTAAAGGTGCGTTCACACGTACAGCGACTCACAGTGATAAAGCGACcggagaccattcattttcagtgagaGCTGGCGACTTCAGACGGCACGAGCGACGGCGACCGTTGGCGACTAGACGTCGACGTGCCCAGCGACGCGACAAAGTTGAGAAAGGTTTCACTTTATGCAAATTCGGAGCGACTTGAtgcagcgactaccaatgggagtgaagacagtagagcggACGTGATCCGTAGCTTCCCGTACTCACTGGCAGAAGCGGCGCCATTAGGATCGTAGCAGGTTTAAagcaaaattaattaattaattaattgaaaaataataataataaaagaaataataaagaaacactcactttttgttgcagTCGGCAAAATCCCAGTATAGCTCCTATCTTGGGTAAGTATCCGGCTTGTCGCTGCTTCGGCGCCCGGGAACGAGCAGCACCAAgccggacacttcacccaggaaacacagaggccacggcCGAAGAGCTGCGGTCCGGCTCCCCTTCACCATCGAACATATAGCGAATGATACCCTGATGGTGATGCTCACTTTActgagataggagctacaccGGGATTTTGCTCAATTACAACAAAAActgagtgtgtttcattattattattttgctttaaaagcACTAAGGCCATaaactaagctaagctaattgtcCTGCGCTTTTGCCGCAGATAGATGGCCGCAGTGGCgaagagcacacactgcttctcgtaggatataatgcatatatacactggtgaattttatataagatCGCTCTCCCTctagaatgtttcattttagcgggaagaaaactggtttgttgtcaaaagtggaatgctagttgcgccacccatgttactatggcaaccaggagtaggaacgcctactggcgACTTCATAATACAGCGACTGGCGACTTGCGATAAaatcgctgtatgtgtgaacgcaCCTTTAGCTATCTCCATAGTCAAACTGTAAAAGAGCTTCTTATAGCACTCACCAGCAACGTTTCAGCAACGTTCtgtgtcatattaatgagaaacccAACGTAGAATGGAGCTAATGTTGGACTCAAAgctccagaatgcaatgcattTATGCTTTGGAGGAGGTACAAAAGCTGGACAGACTGAAGGACTAAAGTGCGTGAACATgagtttatgtatatattttcccaAAACAGCAAACTATAGTCAGTATTATCGATTTATCCAAATACTGTGTCTGTGTTGATTGATCTAACATAATGACGTTGTCGGTGTGTCGTCATACTCCGAACATTGAGGTTGAAGACACCCTTCTGAAATTCTGAGTAGGAATTCCCAGTCGAGGGggcgttttcttttttcctaatCTGAGCTTGGAAATTTCTATAATAAATTTCAACCTTTTAGGCCCACGAGCATTATGGTTAGCATTGTGGGTAGTGTAGGAAACTGTTAACCAATGTGAAAAAAGATCAAAACGATGAAAGGAGTTTCTCAACCCACAATTCCATTACAAACTAGATCTTGGTGCCATCGTAGGTTTAATCCAAAGTCAATCAAAGATTAAAGTTTGAAAAAACAAGTATGGTCACCTAGACAGCAGATTTGGAGTTTACTCTGGTGGTTTCGCACTAGATCACACCTCCAGAGCCCGGGGTCTTTATTCAGCTCATGATGTCACAGGTGTGAATATTTCGAGGAATTCCCCTTTAACTGGTAGCTTCACGAATGCCCGCAAAATGACTTAAAGGTTACAACAAAGTACGTTAGTATTTCTTGCGTTCTGTCATTCCTGGATTGAACTTTGGCTCAGATTTCCATAAGATCAGTTGCATGTTGCGTATGGTGGTATTCATGGTACAGAGTTACGTGAGGTTGCttactgaatgaataaatgtttctTTCAGAGAGCCTACGGAACGAAAAAGAGGAGAGCCTGAGGCTGAACCAAGTCTTGGATCAAACAATTCACGAACTCAACAGCTtgtgaataagaaaaaaatggaaaccATCACAACAAACAACATtccacatttgtgtgtgtgtgtgtgtgtgtgtaggattgggtgtgtttgtggttaCGTTTTACTGCTCTATTGTGTTGCCTGAGTCAtgcttttctatttttattcctCATCCACCCACACTTTTTCTTTGTTGCCAAATGACCCATTATTATATGTTATAACCCAAAGGTGATGAAGTTAATGACTGATTTGAAATGCTTTTGAGGATGTTCACACCTGCCATGCCTAATACTCAACCTCCAACTTTAACCAGCATATTATGGGCATATTCCACACATCAACGCAGCCTTGGGGCCCCGTTCCTCCCCTACGCCTGGGACAGCTTCCGGAGTTACAAACCACATCGATAATGTTTCCAGCATTAATGTGTCCATTCTACAttcctgtatttatttatttcacattcacaCCCATCAGGAGTGTATGAAACTGCGCTCAGGTTTCATAAAAGTGGCATTCAAAGGAAGGAAAACATTTCTAAAGCATTATTCACAAAATTTACACTCAAACAATTCAGGTTATATTCGATTAGATCTACAGATTTCATGCGTGATGTGTTTAggggattttttgtttgtttgtttgtttgtttgttttacattcAATGGTTAATATGAAGTCACTGAAAAGtgtcaaattattatttttttctttacttaaaTGCTTTTCTGGAAATGACGGATctgttttgtactttttaaacgACAATAAACTTTTCtccttttgttcattttcacaaaatgtCTATTTCTGTTGTCATGAATGAGAGCATTGcatgattaaatgattaaagACTGAAAAAGTCGCTTGATTAAAAAATTGCGGGGGAAATTACAAATCAAATGCACAGGTGAGTTTTTTCTTGAATGATATAATATGCTTTAGTGATGCAACCTCTTTAggtatttttatatatagaattaaaatatatataaaaaaatataggaCTAGTAATACATGCCATTTGTAGTAATTGGACACTATGCCTCTTTGATATGCTTTAAGTGTCTTACAAGTGAATATTTTTTAAGGCTTTCAATGTTCAACATATCTTTAGCCTTGCAAagtaacactttttttaaaaagtataaaaaaaaattgtgtacaACATGTGTACTACAGCACCTATCCCTTTTTAAGGTAACGTGTTCAGTTCAACGTGCAATGTTTCAGTTTCCTGGCTCTCCCTTTGcacgtcccaaaccgcatattGCTGCACTTACGAGTACGCTAGAATTAGTGCACTAGTACGTGTTACCGTAGTTGACTCACTTGGCAGTAGGACGCTGTGCGGTTCGGGACGGAGCCTAGGAGAGCCTCTGCTCTTTGCTCTGTGCTGTTGAGTACGCGGCGCCACTTAGAAAATTTGCCGGGCGGGATTTCCGCAAATTATCAAGTATGGCGAAGACTTACGATTATTTGTTTAAACTGCTGCTGATCGGGGATTCAGGAGTCGGGAAGACCTGCGTGCTGTTCAGATTTTCAGAAGACGCGTTTAACTCGACTTTTATCTCAACTATAGGTGCGTTCATTCTTTGGGATGTTTATGAACTCCTTTTGACAAGTGACATGTTCAGCGCTAGCTTAGCTAAACGCTAGgtgctcgctcgctcgctcgctagctagctagctagctgtgtTACTGACTAATTCTTTCTTTACACATGTACTTGGATTAACTTGTATTCTAACCAGtcgcttttttgttgttgtcgttgtctTCTTTTAACATCTTTCCCCCctaaagatgaaaaaaaaaactcgaaaTATGTGTCAGTTTCCTTGGTTACCTAGTTTCGACTACCTGTTAGCTAGTTTACCCTGCCTAGCTTCAACTTGTTAGCTTCTTGCTAGGTTGACGCACCAAACATTATTCTTTGCCTATAACGTATCAAGAATTGCCCGTACCGTTGTTCAAATGGGTCTGAAACCGAACTTTATTTTTAGTACTaacatatatttgtttattagctTAATTCAGCATTACGTAGCTGCTTAGCATGAGCCTGTAGATAGACTTAGCGTCTCCATGCTATCATTACGGAAGGACTGAAGTTAGCTAACCTGGCTAGTGAGTAAGCAGTATTTGCTTAACTAGATATTAACTTCAGCTGTTTAAGAGGAGTTGGGGACGCTAAAAACGAATTATATTTTTAGTTTAAGATTTCTCTTGTAACTTAAATAAGTTTGTATTTGgtttgtcatttaaataataataataatgattttttaaaaaaataataaataactgaagTTCCTGAACTAGTAAACATTcttagcttaaaagtgagctaaGTACAACCCACTTTATCAATTCAGGTTCATCCGATGcattttaacagtttatttattttattgtgtgtaaGTAAAACATAACTAGTGTAAATATCTAGACGATATTTATCATTCTATATGTATTCTTTAGTATCAATTAAAGAATGAAGTATCTCAAGTATTAGAACAtacatctttgtgtgtgtgtgtgtgtgtgtgtgtgtgtgtgtgtgtgaagttgaGAAAGTGTTTTAATCACACATCAGAAGTCATGATCAGTATTCGAGGAAGTGAACAGAATATCGGCTCTGTCGAGGCCTGTTGCTGGCATATTTACACTTTGATAAACAGAAGAATCGGAGGTATGAGCGATCATCTGTCCGGCCGAATGTTTACACCTTGCTTGTTGTCTTGCAGGTATCGATTTCAAGATTAGGACGATAGAGCTAGACGGCAAGAAGATCAAGTTACAGATATGGTACGTATGTTTCAGTCTCCCGCTCGAAGGCCTCACGTGAACTGTCAGCTGATTTGAGTTccttttaaacataaatatgcAGGTAACGTGGAAGGCTGACGAATCGGCAGGGCTTCGGATAATCCTCGCTTTGTCCCTCAAGGCATTTGACATGCGTTTCTTGCTCACAAAAGGTTGGTTAATTACATAAGGACGCGTGACGTTTAAGGAAAACAATTAACGACGGGGTGGTGCGATGCGGCTCATCACAAAGCCAAGTTACCTCCACAATCCCgatctttattataataaagcTAATAACGGTACATCCCGTTATCCGGTGACTTATTTCTCTTGGCATTTATTTAAGAACGTACTTTTTATCTTTAACACTTAATGTTAATGAGAcgagtcagttcctgttatcacttacgttatagcagctctAAAGTCCCCGTAATGTGCCTTGAAACGCACATCGTTATTCGGTGTGTTTGCGTGATTTCCACtggaacaggaagtcagggcgggacatatcgagtggctcctccacCTTTTTAAATATCCAGTGCGGCGTTTAGTTTACCTCTTAGCCCGGGCTAAAGGAGCGGTCACACTAAATATTCGGCATGCTAAAATGTCTTCGGAGGCCGCTGCGAATACGGGCAGCAATTTGATTTTACGAATCGACAATGTACGCAGCGACGCCGCAATCCAGGCAGCTTCTCTtttgatgttgatttttttatattcttttaaagCCGCGTCGTGTAAAACGGCATGGTACGACACCGCTATAGTCAGTGCTTCCTCCATCTTGGATTTTCTGAAGCGATCACGCCGTGACACGTAGATCTTCAACTGCTCACGTGTCTTCGCGTGATACGAATTCGCTGGTCAGATTTCACCAAAGTTGAACTTTGGAACGCGGCGAAGCTTGTTCGCGGGAGCTTGTGTTTCCGGTCTCCGTCTTTCGCGTGCGTACGAACGGACGTCGACAGGATGAAAAGTGTGGCGTGACCGCACCTTAAGCCGTACTTTACAGCTTGTACATGGAAAAATGCCTGTCACAAAGCAGTGAGCTGGCCCAAATACCTCCTTCTTCAAAGTGAATGAGTTCAAGCCATTAACCAACTTACAGTTGGAAAACTGGATAAATCACTTGTGTTCAAACATTTCTCTCACTCAACAACGGCGATTTCGgcaaggtgatttttataaCGTTGGGGATGGGACACTTGTACAGATACTAGAGATTATGCATTTGATCGGATAGAAAATCCGATGAGACTGAAGTGAGGAATGAGGTCATTGAAATTGGTGATCCGTATCGGTGATGGAGACAGaatgtaaattttgaatgcatgtATCTTTTAAATGCTACTTTTGTCAtcgttttggagcacactagcttatactGCACActagctgttgctatagaaacgataacatgttTTGTTTAGTAGTTTCGCTTCACTTTACCGTGTTTGACCAACACCACGGACTCCGAACTGACTAGATGCATCAGTTTGAATTAAATGCAAGGGGGAAGAGATGCATACTTTATCAACAAATCAACaattattgaataaaaaaaaaaattccgtaAATCTGTTCTGTTTTCATCTACAAATTTTTGTCAAGCGGTCATCAATTTACTGATTAGACCAGCGAggctaaataaaatgaaaaatccgCTCTGTGAGCTAACGCCTCTAGCTCGTCTCTGGTCCgattagggctgggcgatatatcgataatattgatatcatgataaatgatttCATGTTAGACATTTCGTGATTGTTGGTatgttgatgtatttttttaaaaacgtttttaataattacaaattgaACAGTACTGAATGGATATCGTTGATTTGAGGTCATTTTTTCGAAAAAAGTAATCATCTTGgactttgtaggcattaaagaaaactATCGCCAAACTTagtttaacattttttgttgttgtttttgtttattttactactgttttgcggCCAGTTAGTTAACTAAACtatatatcgtgatacgcatcgtgtatcgtagaaatgtcctcaagtatcgtgcTATGATAGTtgtgtcatatcgcccagccctaggcCGTATTGAGCTGTTTTTAAGCTAAATGATTTACATAAACGCATGTGAGAGGTTAAGTCACAACAGAAGATCTGCTACAGAAACCATGCcggttaattttatttatttatttttttacaaaattagaCTTAAtgtgtttgaaatatttaatcatAACGCACTTTAAAACTACATTGTCCCCGTTGCGAGGGTGATTATTATGAAGTTAAACAGGGATGCAGTTACTTCATCTGCTAGGAAATCCAGTGTAGTATTACAAAGATTTAATAACTATACTCATTACTAGGAGTCATGCTGTAATGCAGTGCAGGTTACCCAGCATGCATCAGCAGACGTGGAGATGATGATTCTGGGCAATGAATGTGAATGTCTTGAGAAATGTCTCGGGTCTTTCTAAACCGTTTCTCATGTGATCGCTTTCTGTGCGGCAACTACAAATCTGCATTTATGATCAGCTTCTGTAATTGTCCTGAAATTCATTCTCAATGTGCCGGATGTTTTGGTTGACATTAGGCTAAATGTATATTTGATGCATACGAAATGTttagatgttgttttttttaatgtatgaaatcagttttattttcagattactTGTATTGAAATATGGCAGTGTTAATTGTGATTTCATTTAGGACTTTACCATACATCTGTAGCTCTTACTAAGGAAGTGAAATGATATGGATCCTCAATCTCATGGAGCTTTACTTTGTAATATGCAGGGACACGGCAGGACAGGAGCGATTCAGGACAATCACAACGGCGTATTACAGAGGCGCTATGGTGAGGTCATGAACATAGTGCATTTTTGTAATGTTGCGTttataaaaaatctatttaaacaCACGCTTGTTTTCAATAATGTGATCAGGGCATTATGCTGGTGTATGACATCACCAATGAAAAGTCCTTCGACAACATCAAGAATTGGATTAGAAACATAGAAGAGGTGAGGATTACTGATCAAATAAGTACTGCACAAAATAAATCACTTCATTCGTATCATTTATAACTCAACTCTTTGCATCTTTACCCAGCATGCATCAGCAGACGTGGAGAAGATGATTCTGGGCAACAAATGTGACATCAATGATAAGCGACAAGTTTCCAAAG
Protein-coding regions in this window:
- the rab8a gene encoding ras-related protein Rab-8A — encoded protein: MAKTYDYLFKLLLIGDSGVGKTCVLFRFSEDAFNSTFISTIGIDFKIRTIELDGKKIKLQIWDTAGQERFRTITTAYYRGAMGIMLVYDITNEKSFDNIKNWIRNIEEHASADVEKMILGNKCDINDKRQVSKDRGEKLALEYGIKFMETSAKANINVENAFLTLARDIKAKMDTKLEGNNPQGSNQGVKITTEQQKKSSFFRCVLL